Proteins from one Telopea speciosissima isolate NSW1024214 ecotype Mountain lineage chromosome 1, Tspe_v1, whole genome shotgun sequence genomic window:
- the LOC122648338 gene encoding quinone oxidoreductase-like isoform X1, whose translation MGVSRLAQVRGRHLPQNTFLSGRCHSHGTSAFLSRLLINKSNQKDQVLPFFTTRPVVRALATQASTMVKVIRVHELGGPEVLRWEDVEIGEPKEGEIRVKNKAIGLNFIDVYFRKGVYKAPTMPFTPGMEAVGVVTAVGPGLTGRKVGDVVAYAGRPMGAYSEEQILPANVVVPVPPSIEPMLAASVLLKGMTAQFLLRRCFKVESGHTVLVHAAAGGVGSLLCQWANALGATVIGTVSNEEKAAQAKEDGCHHVIIYNKEDFVEAVKNITSGEGVHVVYDSVGKDTFQGSLACLRTRGYMVNFGQSSGIPDPVPLPALGAKSLFLTRPSLMQYTETRDELLKSAGEVFANVDSGVLRVRVNHKYPLAQAAQAHADLESRKTSGSVVLIPDGGEL comes from the exons ATGGGAGTTTCTAGACTAGCCCAAGTCCGAGGGAGACACTTACCACAAAACACTTTCCTCTCAGGGCGTTGCCATAGCCATGGAACGTCAGCATTCCTTTCACGACTGCTGATCAACAAGAGCAACCAGAAGGATCAAGTCCTTCCATTTTTCACAACTAGACCCGTCGTTAGAGCACTTGCAACTCAAGCATCAACGATGGTGAAGGTGATCAGAGTTCATGAGCTCGGTGGACCAGag GTCCTGAGGTGGGAGGATGTAGAAATAGGAGAGCCAAAGGAGGGTGAGATCCGTGTGAAGAACAAGGCAATTGGACTCAACTTTATTGATGTGTATTTCCGAAAAGGAGTTTACAAAGCTCCTACTATGCCCTTCACTCCAG GCATGGAGGCTGTTGGAGTGGTGACCGCTGTTGGCCCTGGATTAACTGGCAGGAAAGTTGGGGATGTCGTTGCTTATGCTGGTAGACCAATGGGTGCATACAGTGAAGAACAGATCCTTCCTGCCAATGTAGTGGTGCCTGTCCCACCTTCTATAGAGCCTATGCTTGCAGCATCTGTCTTGCTTAAGGGAATGACAGCTCAGTTCCTTCTCCGCAGGTGTTTCAAG GTTGAATCTGGACACACGGTCCTTGTTCATGCAGCTGCTGGTGGAGTTGGTTCTCTGCTCTGCCAATGGGCTAATGCACTGGGTGCCACTGTTATTGGAACTGTGTCAAATGAAGAAAAGGCAGCTCAAGCGAAGGAAGATGGATGCCACCATGTCATAATTTACAACAAAGAGGATTTTGTTGAAGCTGTCAAGAACATAACATCAGGAGAAGGAGTCCATGTTGTCTATGATTCTGTGGGAAAAGATACATTCCAG GGATCATTGGCATGTTTAAGGACTCGGGGTTACATGGTGAACTTTGGGCAGTCATCGGGTATACCAGATCCAGTTCCATTGCCTGCTCTTGGAGCAAAATCCTTGTTCTTGACGAGGCCCTCACTCATGCAGTACACTGAAACCAGGGATGAATTGCTGAAAAGCGCTGGGGAGGTCTTTGCAAACGTGGATTCAGGTGTCCTACGTGTTCGTGTCAATCACAAATACCCGTTGGCGCAAGCGGCGCAGGCCCATGCAGACCTTGAGAGCCGGAAGACATCTGGTTCTGTAGTGTTGATACCAGATGGTGGAGAGTTGTAA
- the LOC122648338 gene encoding quinone oxidoreductase-like isoform X2: MGVSRLAQVRGRHLPQNTFLSGRCHSHGTSAFLSRLLINKSNQKDQVLPFFTTRPVVRALATQASTMVKVIRVHELGGPEVLKWEDVEIGEPKEGEIRVKNKAIGLNFIDVYFRKGVYKAPTMPFTPGMEAVGVVTAVGPGLTGREVGDVVAYAGRPMGSYSEEQILPANVVVPVPPSIDPIVAASIMLKGMTVQFLLRRCFKVESGHTILVHAAAGGVGSLLCQWANALGATVIGTVSTEEKAVQAKEDGCHHVIIYKEEDFVGAVRKITSGEGVHVVYDSVGKDTFEGSLACLRSRGYMVSFGQSSGTPDPLPLSALAAKSLFLTRPSLMQYNETREELLETAGEVFANVASGVLRIRVNHKYPLEQAAQAHADLESRKTSGSVVLIPNAAEL; this comes from the exons ATGGGAGTTTCTAGACTAGCCCAAGTCCGAGGGAGACACTTACCACAAAACACTTTCCTCTCAGGGCGTTGCCATAGCCATGGAACGTCAGCATTCCTTTCACGACTGCTGATCAACAAGAGCAACCAGAAGGATCAAGTCCTTCCATTTTTCACAACTAGACCCGTCGTTAGAGCACTTGCAACTCAAGCATCAACGATGGTGAAGGTGATCAGAGTTCATGAGCTCGGTGGACCAGag GTCCTGAAGTGGGAGGATGTTGAAATAGGAGAGCCAAAGGAGGGTGAGATACGTGTAAAGAACAAGGCAATTGGACTCAACTTTATTGATGTGTATTTCCGCAAAGGGGTTTATAAAGCTCCTACAATGCCCTTCACTCCAG GCATGGaggcagttggagtggtgacaGCCGTAGGCCCTGGATTAACTGGCAGGGAAGTTGGGGATGTCGTTGCTTATGCTGGTAGACCAATGGGCTCATACAGTGAAGAACAGATCCTTCCTGCCAATGTAGTGGTGCCTGTCCCACCTTCTATAGATCCCATTGTTGCAGCATCTATCATGCTTAAGGGTATGACTGTTCAGTTCCTTCTTCGCCGGTGTTTCAAG GTTGAATCTGGACACACAATCCTTGTTCATGCTGCAGCTGGTGGAGTTGGTTCTCTGCTGTGCCAATGGGCTAATGCACTGGGTGCCACTGTTATTGGAACTGTGTCAACTGAAGAAAAGGCAGTTCAAGCCAAGGAAGATGGATGTCACCATGTCATAATTTACAAGGAAGAGGATTTTGTTGGAGCTGTCAGGAAGATAACATCAGGAGAAGGAGTTCATGTTGTCTATGATTCTGTGGGAAAAGATACATTCGAG GGATCATTGGCATGTTTAAGGTCTCGGGGTTACATGGTGAGCTTTGGGCAGTCATCGGGTACACCAGATCCACTTCCATTGTCTGCTCTTGCAGCAAAATCCTTGTTTTTGACAAGGCCTTCACTCATGCAGTACAATGAAACCCGGGAGGAGTTGCTGGAAACCGCTGGAGAGGTATTTGCTAATGTGGCATCAGGTGTCCTACGTATCCGTGTCAACCACAAATACCCATTGGAGCAGGCAGCACAGGCTCATGCAGATCTTGAGAGCAGGAAGACATCTGGTTCTGTAGTGTTGATACCAAATGCTGCAGAGCTATAA
- the LOC122648338 gene encoding quinone oxidoreductase-like isoform X3: protein MVKAIRVHELGGSEVLKWEDVEIGEPKEGEIRVKNKAIGLNFIDVYFRKGVYKAPTMPFTPGMEAVGVVTAVGPGLTGREVGDVVAYAGRPMGSYSEEQILPANVVVPVPPSIDPIVAASIMLKGMTVQFLLRRCFKVESGHTILVHAAAGGVGSLLCQWANALGATVIGTVSTEEKAVQAKEDGCHHVIIYKEEDFVGAVRKITSGEGVHVVYDSVGKDTFEGSLACLRSRGYMVSFGQSSGTPDPLPLSALAAKSLFLTRPSLMQYNETREELLETAGEVFANVASGVLRIRVNHKYPLEQAAQAHADLESRKTSGSVVLIPNAAEL, encoded by the exons ATGGTGAAGGCGATCAGAGTTCATGAGCTCGGTGGATCAGag GTCCTGAAGTGGGAGGATGTTGAAATAGGAGAGCCAAAGGAGGGTGAGATACGTGTAAAGAACAAGGCAATTGGACTCAACTTTATTGATGTGTATTTCCGCAAAGGGGTTTATAAAGCTCCTACAATGCCCTTCACTCCAG GCATGGaggcagttggagtggtgacaGCCGTAGGCCCTGGATTAACTGGCAGGGAAGTTGGGGATGTCGTTGCTTATGCTGGTAGACCAATGGGCTCATACAGTGAAGAACAGATCCTTCCTGCCAATGTAGTGGTGCCTGTCCCACCTTCTATAGATCCCATTGTTGCAGCATCTATCATGCTTAAGGGTATGACTGTTCAGTTCCTTCTTCGCCGGTGTTTCAAG GTTGAATCTGGACACACAATCCTTGTTCATGCTGCAGCTGGTGGAGTTGGTTCTCTGCTGTGCCAATGGGCTAATGCACTGGGTGCCACTGTTATTGGAACTGTGTCAACTGAAGAAAAGGCAGTTCAAGCCAAGGAAGATGGATGTCACCATGTCATAATTTACAAGGAAGAGGATTTTGTTGGAGCTGTCAGGAAGATAACATCAGGAGAAGGAGTTCATGTTGTCTATGATTCTGTGGGAAAAGATACATTCGAG GGATCATTGGCATGTTTAAGGTCTCGGGGTTACATGGTGAGCTTTGGGCAGTCATCGGGTACACCAGATCCACTTCCATTGTCTGCTCTTGCAGCAAAATCCTTGTTTTTGACAAGGCCTTCACTCATGCAGTACAATGAAACCCGGGAGGAGTTGCTGGAAACCGCTGGAGAGGTATTTGCTAATGTGGCATCAGGTGTCCTACGTATCCGTGTCAACCACAAATACCCATTGGAGCAGGCAGCACAGGCTCATGCAGATCTTGAGAGCAGGAAGACATCTGGTTCTGTAGTGTTGATACCAAATGCTGCAGAGCTATAA